In Desulfovibrio psychrotolerans, a genomic segment contains:
- a CDS encoding AraC family transcriptional regulator produces the protein MNNLNMADARTTQSGEDDSLRDDNPPQDRTAPVQPVPALPSLPPSPPVHGPAHRQAGNSYRQRILRVLLYMEENIGRHDTSPSSGRNGERPGAQADPLSLENLASVAHLSPFHFHRVFTGMVGESVKAYLRRLRLERASTMLAFTDRAILDVALEAGYESQEAFTRAFRTRFGASPAQYRRSGCRLTPANPYFKEIFMPANTEFNPQALGLDVEIRKLPAQRVAAVRHVGPYSQCESAWNTLCGWAAPKGLLGPGVLFLGICHDDPTVTDPDKIRYDACIAVSDTDTVEGPATALTLRGGDYVVAVHKGPYENLYKSYAAICGQWIPLSGREMAMEPSIEVYLNDCKTTPPGELRTEIRIPLVPAA, from the coding sequence ATGAACAACCTGAATATGGCCGACGCCCGCACAACGCAGAGTGGCGAGGATGATTCCCTGCGGGATGACAACCCGCCGCAGGACAGGACGGCTCCTGTGCAGCCCGTACCCGCTTTGCCCTCGTTGCCCCCGTCGCCCCCGGTTCACGGTCCCGCCCACCGGCAGGCAGGCAACAGCTATCGGCAACGCATCCTCCGGGTGCTGTTGTACATGGAAGAGAACATAGGCAGGCACGATACTTCGCCCTCTTCAGGCAGAAACGGCGAACGCCCCGGAGCGCAGGCAGACCCGCTCTCGCTGGAAAATCTGGCTTCCGTGGCGCACCTTTCCCCTTTTCATTTCCACCGCGTCTTCACCGGCATGGTGGGCGAATCCGTCAAGGCATACCTGCGCAGGCTGCGGCTTGAACGGGCAAGCACCATGCTGGCCTTTACAGACCGCGCCATACTGGATGTGGCACTTGAGGCCGGATACGAATCGCAGGAGGCCTTTACCCGCGCCTTCCGGACACGGTTCGGCGCAAGCCCCGCACAATACCGCAGGAGCGGATGCCGCCTAACTCCTGCAAACCCGTACTTCAAGGAGATTTTCATGCCCGCAAACACCGAATTTAATCCGCAGGCCCTCGGGCTTGACGTGGAAATCAGGAAGCTTCCTGCCCAGCGCGTGGCTGCGGTCCGCCATGTGGGCCCCTACTCGCAATGCGAATCCGCATGGAACACCCTGTGCGGCTGGGCAGCCCCGAAGGGCCTCTTGGGTCCGGGCGTGCTGTTCCTCGGCATCTGCCATGATGATCCCACCGTGACAGACCCTGACAAAATCCGTTATGACGCATGTATTGCCGTATCCGATACGGATACCGTGGAAGGCCCTGCCACGGCCCTTACCCTGCGCGGAGGCGACTATGTGGTGGCCGTGCACAAGGGGCCTTATGAAAACCTTTACAAGAGCTACGCCGCCATCTGCGGGCAGTGGATTCCCCTGTCCGGGCGCGAAATGGCCATGGAGCCGAGCATAGAGGTATACCTGAACGACTGCAAAACCACTCCCCCCGGCGAGTTGCGCACGGAAATACGTATTCCGCTCGTTCCCGCCGCATAG
- a CDS encoding AraC family transcriptional regulator, with protein MKTISNTRKAAPQPATETARYWADSRIAGLEMLKAQYVRHTFARHAHEGFALGVILHGALAFRYLGRNHVAQPGTVNLTVPGEVHDGHGADSAGWAYRMFYLSPQFVLAAATEAGMPAGRLPEFSSGVLQDPALARGLTLLHTQMEQQDATMPVLEQQVRLNALLAHWIHAHANRNTCTGATGPQSPAAGSARQTGSMPRAGCEPRAVRLAREYLDAHSAEDVRLEVLALHAGLSPYHLSRVFCRTLGMPPHAYLTQRRVFHARALLATDTPLADIALTCGFADQSHLTRQFKRVLGVPPGALRKNVQEQ; from the coding sequence ATGAAGACCATCAGCAACACACGCAAAGCAGCGCCTCAGCCCGCCACGGAAACTGCCCGCTACTGGGCAGACAGCCGCATTGCCGGGCTGGAAATGCTTAAGGCACAATACGTGCGCCACACCTTTGCCCGCCACGCGCATGAGGGATTCGCGCTGGGCGTCATCCTGCACGGGGCACTGGCTTTCCGCTATCTGGGACGCAACCATGTGGCGCAACCGGGAACGGTAAACCTCACCGTACCCGGTGAGGTGCACGACGGGCACGGGGCCGACTCCGCAGGATGGGCGTACCGCATGTTTTACCTGTCTCCGCAGTTCGTACTTGCCGCCGCCACGGAGGCGGGCATGCCTGCGGGGCGGCTTCCCGAATTCTCTTCCGGCGTGCTCCAAGACCCCGCTCTGGCGCGCGGGCTTACCCTGCTGCACACGCAAATGGAACAGCAGGATGCAACCATGCCCGTGCTGGAACAGCAGGTACGGCTGAACGCCCTGCTCGCGCACTGGATTCATGCCCACGCCAACCGCAACACCTGCACAGGAGCAACGGGACCGCAATCCCCTGCCGCAGGCAGCGCACGGCAGACAGGATCAATGCCCCGCGCAGGCTGTGAACCCCGCGCCGTGCGGCTGGCCCGGGAATATCTAGACGCGCACAGCGCGGAAGATGTGCGGCTTGAGGTGCTTGCACTCCACGCGGGACTCAGCCCCTACCACCTTTCACGGGTTTTCTGCCGCACGCTGGGTATGCCGCCGCATGCCTACCTCACCCAGCGGCGGGTGTTCCACGCCCGCGCACTCCTTGCCACGGATACTCCGCTGGCGGACATCGCCCTCACCTGCGGATTCGCCGACCAGAGCCACCTCACCCGGCAGTTCAAACGGGTTCTGGGCGTTCCGCCCGGTGCCTTGCGCAAGAACGTGCAAGAACAATAA
- a CDS encoding DMT family transporter has protein sequence MDTHPRKAATPSDAATHLPRNPAAPSALRARISLCLAMAIVGSSVVAGKYVVLSMPVYLSLWLRFAIAFAVMLPLLFLREGGLPRAPRTDWLLLFAQAGCGGFLFNALLLEGLRHTDAPSAGIITATGPACAMLVSCLMLGERLTRRTALAVCLSFSGIALLHAGNPQMTASAPARQITAYGTMLVFGAVMAESLFLLLGKRLRTRITPLAASTLLCGFCTVQFFPLALPQLLAGGMSGMSYADAMVIAWYALGITVGAYLLWFSGVAHVRGAEAGLYTGIMPVSALLFSSLLPGNVIGWQHAAGCTAVLLGIAAASLPYRPAKQLQ, from the coding sequence ATGGACACACATCCCCGCAAAGCTGCAACGCCTTCCGACGCAGCCACTCACCTGCCCCGCAATCCGGCAGCCCCCTCTGCCCTCCGGGCACGGATTTCGCTCTGCCTTGCCATGGCCATTGTCGGCTCTTCAGTGGTTGCCGGAAAATATGTGGTGCTTTCCATGCCCGTGTATCTTTCGCTCTGGTTGCGGTTTGCCATAGCCTTTGCGGTTATGCTGCCTCTGCTTTTCCTGCGGGAAGGCGGACTGCCCCGTGCCCCGCGGACAGACTGGCTATTGCTCTTCGCACAGGCCGGTTGCGGAGGATTCCTGTTCAACGCTCTGCTGCTGGAAGGGCTGCGGCATACCGATGCACCATCGGCCGGTATCATCACCGCCACTGGTCCCGCCTGCGCCATGCTCGTCTCGTGCCTCATGCTGGGGGAGAGGCTCACCCGCCGCACCGCGCTGGCTGTCTGCCTGTCTTTTTCCGGCATTGCCCTGCTCCATGCCGGAAATCCGCAAATGACAGCGTCTGCCCCTGCCCGGCAGATCACGGCATACGGAACCATGCTTGTCTTCGGCGCGGTTATGGCTGAATCGCTGTTCCTGCTGCTGGGCAAACGGTTACGTACCCGCATCACTCCGCTGGCGGCGTCCACTCTTCTCTGCGGTTTCTGCACGGTGCAGTTTTTTCCGCTGGCCCTGCCGCAGCTGCTTGCGGGCGGCATGAGCGGCATGTCCTATGCCGATGCGATGGTTATTGCGTGGTATGCCCTCGGCATCACGGTGGGAGCCTACCTGCTGTGGTTTTCCGGGGTGGCGCATGTGCGCGGGGCAGAGGCGGGCCTCTATACCGGCATCATGCCCGTATCTGCCCTTCTTTTCTCCTCCTTGCTGCCCGGCAACGTCATCGGCTGGCAGCACGCAGCCGGGTGCACGGCCGTGCTTCTGGGCATTGCCGCCGCATCCCTGCCATATCGGCCCGCCAAGCAACTACAGTAG
- a CDS encoding HU family DNA-binding protein, which yields MLTKAEFVAALKDALPEVFETKVSAEKAYDAFCKVLADGVAAKAGVRLPSVGAFSVSERAARTGRNPQTGKPITIPARKVVKFSAAKALVDVVNK from the coding sequence ATGTTGACCAAGGCTGAATTTGTAGCGGCTCTTAAAGATGCCCTGCCCGAAGTGTTCGAGACCAAGGTGAGTGCGGAAAAGGCATATGATGCCTTCTGCAAGGTGCTTGCCGATGGCGTTGCCGCCAAGGCCGGTGTTCGCCTGCCCAGCGTGGGCGCATTTTCCGTCTCCGAGCGTGCCGCCCGCACAGGCCGCAATCCGCAGACCGGAAAGCCCATTACCATTCCGGCCCGCAAGGTGGTTAAGTTTTCTGCCGCCAAGGCGCTTGTTGACGTGGTTAACAAGTAG
- a CDS encoding MerR family transcriptional regulator, producing the protein MNNATHMHDVHTLLTIAEIAQRFSLPESTARYYCKRFLAYLPHVGEGKRRRYRKGVLDVFAVIVDEMKRNKNAMAVEATLSATFPKNIDVLGDKPQAQQQNNNTAASTAVLPFSAHLPQEADRLFNLLEQQAMAMGTIAKALCTIAARAETMLDMAAGHTAPPVAPAAPPAVSELEQALVRKDEELETLRKEISTIKILQAESEKLHQQDLDQMRKWLGRIAQEQNTAAGRQNS; encoded by the coding sequence ATGAATAACGCAACCCATATGCACGACGTTCACACCCTGCTGACCATTGCGGAAATAGCGCAACGGTTTTCACTGCCTGAATCCACTGCCCGTTACTACTGCAAGCGATTCCTCGCCTACCTGCCCCATGTGGGCGAAGGCAAACGCAGGCGCTACCGCAAGGGCGTGCTGGACGTGTTTGCGGTTATTGTTGACGAAATGAAGCGGAATAAAAACGCAATGGCGGTGGAGGCAACACTTTCCGCAACGTTTCCTAAAAATATCGATGTATTGGGAGACAAACCGCAAGCGCAACAACAAAACAACAACACCGCGGCATCTACTGCGGTTCTTCCGTTCTCCGCGCATCTCCCGCAGGAAGCGGACCGCCTGTTCAACCTTCTTGAGCAACAGGCCATGGCCATGGGCACCATAGCCAAAGCCCTGTGCACCATTGCCGCGCGGGCAGAAACCATGCTGGATATGGCTGCGGGTCACACTGCCCCCCCGGTTGCCCCCGCCGCGCCCCCTGCTGTCAGCGAACTGGAACAGGCTCTCGTGCGCAAGGATGAGGAACTGGAAACGCTCCGCAAGGAGATTTCCACAATAAAGATCCTGCAGGCAGAGTCGGAAAAACTCCACCAGCAGGATCTAGATCAGATGCGAAAATGGCTGGGCCGCATAGCACAGGAGCAGAACACGGCTGCGGGCAGACAAAATTCCTGA
- a CDS encoding MucR family transcriptional regulator: MDDYLKQALEIIKAQASVRTMGEEEISSMMRGLATAIRQIAEGGAEVSAPASDPETDPEKVIREKSVTCLECKRMFKMLTRKHLESHGLTPDEYRAKYGYKKGASLVCKALQRERRKKMKDMKLWEKRAAPAV, from the coding sequence ATGGACGACTATCTGAAGCAGGCATTGGAAATTATCAAGGCGCAGGCGTCGGTGCGGACCATGGGTGAAGAGGAAATAAGTTCCATGATGCGCGGTCTTGCAACCGCCATCCGGCAGATAGCGGAAGGAGGGGCAGAGGTGTCCGCTCCGGCATCAGACCCGGAGACCGATCCGGAAAAGGTCATCCGCGAAAAGTCTGTAACCTGTTTGGAATGCAAAAGAATGTTCAAGATGCTTACCCGTAAGCACCTGGAGTCGCATGGGCTCACGCCGGATGAATACCGCGCCAAATACGGGTACAAAAAGGGCGCATCGCTCGTGTGCAAGGCATTGCAGCGGGAGCGGCGCAAGAAAATGAAGGATATGAAGCTGTGGGAAAAGCGGGCGGCACCTGCTGTGTAG
- a CDS encoding VOC family protein — protein MQKTPFAPRYTGVNHLAMATEDMDATVLFWRDLLGMRLIAGLGHEGYRQYFFAISDVDMVAFFEWPGVEPLPEKDHGVPVRGPYVFDHVSLGVADEDALWDVRDRLEGAGVWVSELVDHGFIRSVYTFDPNGIALEFSCYVPGVDLRAHPRMTDTAPSVRTMQGPDPVPGAWHLKGAPTPCDQRMVYPGEGHDLMHRKKNMWETGND, from the coding sequence ATGCAGAAAACGCCTTTTGCGCCGCGGTATACCGGCGTTAATCATCTGGCCATGGCCACGGAAGATATGGACGCCACGGTGCTCTTCTGGCGCGACCTGCTGGGCATGCGCCTTATCGCCGGGCTTGGTCATGAAGGGTACAGACAGTATTTCTTCGCCATATCAGACGTGGACATGGTGGCGTTTTTTGAGTGGCCGGGGGTGGAGCCGCTGCCGGAAAAGGACCACGGGGTTCCCGTGCGCGGACCCTATGTGTTTGACCATGTTTCTTTGGGGGTTGCGGACGAAGATGCCCTGTGGGATGTGCGGGACAGGCTGGAAGGGGCAGGGGTATGGGTTTCTGAACTTGTGGACCACGGCTTCATCCGCTCCGTATACACCTTCGACCCCAACGGCATTGCTCTGGAGTTCAGTTGCTATGTGCCCGGCGTGGACCTGCGCGCCCATCCCCGAATGACCGATACCGCGCCTTCTGTCCGCACCATGCAGGGGCCGGACCCCGTTCCGGGGGCTTGGCATCTGAAAGGTGCCCCCACGCCATGTGACCAGCGCATGGTCTATCCCGGAGAGGGGCACGACCTTATGCACCGCAAGAAGAACATGTGGGAGACCGGGAACGACTGA